A stretch of Ferribacterium limneticum DNA encodes these proteins:
- the phaR gene encoding polyhydroxyalkanoate synthesis repressor PhaR: MSEPVRLIKKYPNRRLYDTKTSAYITLGDVKDLVLKFEVFKVVDAKTGDDLTRSILLQIILEEETGGVPLFSSELLSGFVRFYGSTMQGMLGKYLENNMKTFVDFQQKLQDQSRTMGGPNGGDNAHMQADFWNQFLNFQQPAMQSMMTTYMDQSKKMFQSMQDQLQSQTRNMFITGLLNPSDKDEK; encoded by the coding sequence ATGTCGGAACCGGTACGCCTGATCAAGAAATACCCCAACCGTCGTCTTTACGATACCAAGACGAGTGCGTATATCACGTTGGGTGATGTGAAGGACCTGGTCCTCAAGTTTGAAGTTTTCAAGGTCGTCGATGCCAAGACTGGCGACGACCTGACCCGCAGCATCCTGCTCCAGATAATTCTTGAAGAAGAAACCGGCGGCGTGCCGCTGTTCTCAAGCGAGCTGCTCTCGGGTTTTGTCCGTTTCTACGGCAGCACGATGCAGGGCATGCTCGGCAAGTATCTGGAAAACAACATGAAGACCTTCGTTGATTTCCAGCAGAAACTGCAGGACCAGTCGCGCACCATGGGCGGCCCGAACGGTGGTGACAACGCTCACATGCAGGCAGATTTCTGGAACCAGTTCCTGAATTTTCAGCAGCCGGCGATGCAGAGCATGATGACTACCTACATGGATCAGTCCAAGAAGATGTTCCAGTCGATGCAGGATCAACTGCAAAGCCAGACGCGGAACATGTTCATTACCGGTTTGCTCAATCCGTCGGATAAAGACGAGAAGTAA
- the phbB gene encoding acetoacetyl-CoA reductase: MTQRVALVTGAMGGLGTAICQELAKAGHKVVASYHPQFDNKDEWLKEMAAAGFNDFVCVAGDVSSLEDCQKMVADAEAACGQVDILVNNAGITRDRMFAKMEKDGWDAVIATNLTSLFNMTKQVSAKMAERGWGRIINISSVNGVKGQAGQTNYSAAKAGVIGFSKALAAELAAKGVTVNAICPGYVATKMVMAIKPEVLQSIIDTVPMKRLAKPEEIGGACAYLASDLAAFMTGATMNINGGLYYQ; the protein is encoded by the coding sequence ATGACTCAACGTGTTGCTCTCGTTACCGGCGCTATGGGTGGTCTTGGAACCGCAATCTGTCAGGAACTGGCCAAGGCTGGCCACAAGGTGGTCGCTTCTTACCACCCGCAATTCGACAACAAGGATGAGTGGCTGAAGGAAATGGCAGCCGCCGGTTTCAACGATTTCGTCTGTGTCGCTGGTGACGTGTCTTCGCTGGAAGATTGTCAGAAGATGGTTGCCGATGCTGAAGCTGCTTGCGGCCAGGTCGACATCCTCGTGAACAATGCCGGTATTACCCGTGACCGCATGTTCGCCAAGATGGAAAAGGATGGCTGGGATGCCGTGATCGCCACCAACCTGACCTCGCTGTTCAACATGACCAAGCAAGTCTCCGCCAAGATGGCCGAGCGCGGCTGGGGTCGCATCATCAACATCTCCTCCGTCAACGGCGTCAAGGGTCAGGCTGGCCAGACCAACTACTCCGCTGCCAAGGCTGGCGTGATCGGCTTCTCCAAGGCACTGGCTGCCGAACTGGCCGCCAAGGGCGTGACCGTTAACGCCATCTGCCCGGGCTATGTCGCCACCAAGATGGTCATGGCGATCAAACCGGAAGTGCTGCAGTCCATCATCGACACCGTGCCGATGAAGCGTCTGGCCAAGCCGGAAGAAATCGGTGGCGCCTGCGCCTACCTGGCTTCCGATCTGGCAGCCTTCATGACTGGCGCCACGATGAACATCAACGGCGGTTTGTACTACCAGTAA
- the phbB gene encoding acetoacetyl-CoA reductase, with protein MSRVALVTGGMGGLGEAVCIKLAALGFKVVTTYSPGNAKVQDWLKGMNNMGYGFKAYPCDVTDFDSARECVETVSKEVGPVDVLVNNAGITRDMTFKKMTKNDWDAVIHTNLDSVFNMTKQVMDGMIERKWGRVINVGSVNGQKGAFGQTNYSAAKAGMHGFTKALALEVAKQGVTVNTISPGYIGTKMVTAIPQEILDSKILPQIPVNRLGKPEEIAGLVAYLASDEAAFVTGANISINGGQHMY; from the coding sequence ATGTCGCGAGTTGCACTGGTTACTGGAGGAATGGGCGGTCTTGGCGAGGCTGTCTGTATCAAGCTGGCCGCACTGGGTTTCAAGGTGGTGACCACCTATTCACCGGGTAATGCCAAGGTTCAGGATTGGCTCAAGGGAATGAACAACATGGGGTATGGCTTCAAGGCCTACCCGTGTGATGTGACCGATTTTGATTCGGCCCGCGAGTGCGTCGAAACGGTCAGCAAGGAAGTCGGCCCGGTCGACGTGCTGGTCAACAATGCCGGCATCACGCGCGACATGACCTTCAAGAAAATGACCAAGAACGATTGGGACGCCGTCATTCACACCAACCTCGATTCCGTCTTCAATATGACCAAGCAGGTCATGGACGGCATGATCGAGCGCAAGTGGGGGCGCGTTATCAACGTTGGATCGGTCAACGGTCAGAAGGGCGCCTTCGGGCAGACCAACTATTCGGCGGCCAAGGCCGGTATGCACGGTTTCACCAAGGCGCTGGCGCTGGAAGTGGCCAAGCAGGGCGTGACGGTCAATACCATTTCGCCTGGCTACATCGGGACCAAGATGGTGACGGCGATCCCGCAGGAAATTCTCGATTCAAAAATTCTGCCGCAGATCCCGGTCAATCGCCTGGGCAAACCGGAAGAAATCGCTGGCCTGGTTGCTTACCTCGCTTCCGACGAAGCGGCGTTCGTGACTGGGGCCAATATTTCCATCAACGGCGGTCAGCACATGTACTGA
- the phaC gene encoding class I poly(R)-hydroxyalkanoic acid synthase, whose translation MAQGPNDNDAFMGSASQFMQAGQNMMQQFMDYLGKAGNSAPKVPPPAVDPQAMTALQKQFMDQQMSLWQSVLGKQQGQEPAFKVAPEPGDRRFSAPEWKESPIYDYLHQAYLLNTQYLKQVVEVIPAEDEKAKERMRFLARQIADAMAPSNFAATNPEFIKLAMETKGQSITDGINNLIKDFEKGRISMTDESVFEVGKNIATTEGAVVYENELMQLIQYSPLTPKVATRPLVVVPPCINKFYIMDLQPDNSLIRFMVDQGNTVFLVSWRNPQEAQGHLGWDDYVEHGPIAALNVVREITKVKQVNALGFCVGGTILTSALAVLKERGEDPVASLTLLTTLLDFSDTGEIGLFIDEQGVATREGTIGQGGLLPARDLQNTFSFLRANDLVWNYVTGNYLKGQKPQAFDLLYWNSDSTNLPGPFACWYMRNMYLENNLRVPGKLAMCGTKVDLGKLDMPVYLLATREDHIVPWQSAYQSTRILGGKVRFVLGASGHIAGVINPVSKNKRSYWINEDVKNEAEGWLAAAEEKKGSWWADWAGWLKPLSGEQRAPRKPGNAKYKPIEPAPGRYVKERAV comes from the coding sequence ATGGCGCAGGGACCGAACGATAACGACGCATTCATGGGTTCTGCCTCGCAGTTCATGCAGGCCGGCCAGAACATGATGCAGCAGTTCATGGATTATCTCGGCAAGGCAGGCAATTCTGCCCCCAAGGTTCCTCCCCCGGCGGTTGACCCGCAGGCCATGACGGCACTGCAAAAGCAGTTCATGGATCAGCAGATGTCGCTCTGGCAGTCGGTGCTGGGCAAACAACAGGGGCAGGAGCCTGCATTTAAGGTTGCGCCGGAGCCCGGCGATCGCCGCTTTTCGGCACCGGAGTGGAAGGAGAGCCCGATTTATGATTACTTGCATCAGGCCTATCTGCTCAATACCCAGTATCTGAAACAAGTGGTCGAGGTCATTCCGGCGGAGGACGAGAAAGCCAAGGAACGCATGCGCTTCCTGGCTCGCCAGATCGCCGATGCGATGGCACCGTCCAACTTTGCCGCAACCAATCCCGAATTTATCAAGCTGGCCATGGAAACCAAGGGCCAGAGCATTACTGACGGTATCAACAACCTGATCAAGGACTTCGAGAAGGGTCGCATCTCGATGACCGATGAGTCGGTATTCGAGGTCGGCAAGAACATCGCGACGACCGAAGGTGCGGTCGTCTATGAAAACGAGTTGATGCAGTTGATCCAGTACTCGCCGCTGACGCCCAAGGTCGCAACGCGTCCGCTGGTTGTCGTGCCGCCATGTATCAACAAGTTCTACATCATGGATCTGCAACCGGATAATTCACTGATCCGCTTCATGGTTGATCAGGGCAATACGGTTTTTCTGGTTTCCTGGCGCAATCCGCAGGAAGCGCAGGGGCATCTGGGTTGGGACGATTACGTCGAGCATGGCCCGATCGCCGCATTGAATGTGGTGCGGGAAATTACCAAGGTCAAGCAGGTCAATGCGCTCGGCTTCTGCGTCGGCGGCACTATCCTGACCTCGGCGCTGGCCGTGCTCAAGGAACGCGGCGAGGATCCCGTTGCTTCACTGACGCTGCTGACGACCTTGCTCGATTTCTCGGATACTGGCGAAATCGGACTGTTCATTGATGAGCAGGGTGTTGCCACCCGCGAAGGCACGATCGGCCAAGGTGGCCTGCTGCCGGCCCGCGATCTGCAGAACACTTTCTCATTTCTTCGTGCCAATGATCTGGTCTGGAACTATGTGACCGGCAACTACCTGAAGGGCCAGAAGCCGCAGGCTTTCGATCTGCTCTACTGGAATTCCGATTCGACCAACCTGCCGGGGCCGTTCGCCTGCTGGTACATGCGCAACATGTATCTCGAAAACAACCTGCGCGTGCCGGGCAAACTGGCCATGTGTGGGACCAAGGTCGATCTCGGCAAGCTTGATATGCCAGTCTACCTGCTGGCGACGCGCGAAGATCATATCGTTCCCTGGCAATCGGCTTACCAGAGCACGCGTATTCTCGGCGGCAAGGTCCGCTTCGTGCTGGGTGCATCCGGTCATATTGCCGGCGTGATCAACCCGGTCAGCAAGAACAAGCGCAGCTACTGGATTAATGAAGATGTAAAAAATGAAGCCGAGGGCTGGTTGGCTGCGGCAGAAGAGAAGAAGGGCAGCTGGTGGGCCGATTGGGCTGGCTGGCTGAAACCGTTGTCTGGAGAACAGCGGGCACCGCGCAAACCGGGGAATGCCAAATACAAGCCGATCGAACCGGCACCAGGCAGATACGTCAAGGAACGCGCGGTATAA
- a CDS encoding ZIP family metal transporter, which translates to MSTLSWIIVVSLAGGALSVIAAALVSIALGAHRISMLISYAIGALLGAAFLEILPHALEHGDTHRTAATVLFGILAFFVLEKLVLWRHCHHDHCEAHDAHAPAHDHGRSGLLILVGDTFHNFVDGILIAAAFLENTELGIVTALAIIAHEIPQEVGDYLILLHSGYSKVRALAFNLLSSLATLVGAMLAYFALAELTEWIPSLLALGAASMIYVAVADLIPGLHKRTALKESVLQVLLIGSGIASIAIVQALVGE; encoded by the coding sequence GTGAGCACTCTTTCCTGGATCATTGTCGTATCGCTGGCCGGCGGCGCATTGAGCGTCATTGCCGCGGCGTTAGTGAGCATTGCTCTGGGAGCGCACCGTATCAGCATGCTGATTTCCTATGCGATTGGTGCCCTGCTCGGGGCAGCCTTCCTGGAAATATTGCCGCATGCGCTGGAGCATGGCGATACGCACCGGACGGCAGCAACCGTCCTGTTCGGGATTCTGGCGTTTTTCGTGCTGGAGAAGCTGGTGCTCTGGCGGCATTGCCATCATGACCATTGCGAGGCGCACGATGCCCATGCGCCAGCCCATGACCACGGGCGTTCCGGTCTGCTTATCCTGGTTGGCGATACCTTCCACAATTTTGTTGATGGCATCCTGATTGCCGCAGCCTTTCTCGAAAATACCGAACTTGGCATTGTTACAGCGCTGGCGATTATCGCCCACGAAATTCCGCAGGAAGTTGGCGATTACCTGATCCTTCTCCACTCCGGCTACAGCAAGGTTCGCGCCCTGGCTTTCAATTTGCTCTCCAGTCTGGCGACGCTGGTTGGTGCCATGCTGGCTTATTTTGCCTTGGCCGAGCTGACCGAGTGGATACCATCATTGCTGGCGCTTGGCGCAGCCAGCATGATCTACGTGGCAGTGGCTGACCTGATCCCCGGGTTGCATAAACGCACGGCCCTCAAGGAATCTGTTCTGCAGGTCCTGTTGATCGGGTCGGGCATCGCTTCGATCGCCATCGTTCAGGCGCTGGTTGGCGAGTGA
- the pgeF gene encoding peptidoglycan editing factor PgeF yields the protein MADLLVPDWPAPARVRAWQTLRTGGCSVAPWNSFNLGDHVSDDPAHVLANRACLRAYLPSEPLWLKQVHGIAAVDAGLLPKSLEADAAFTRRTDTVCAVMTADCLPVLFCDRAGTVVAAAHAGWRGLVAGVLEATIHNMAVPAGELLVWLGPAIGPQCFEVGDEVRAAFLADDPEAGEAFMPSVSGKWLADIYALARRRLQRSGIENIYGGGSCTVSEPERYFSYRRDGVTGRMATLIWLTGDGV from the coding sequence ATGGCTGATCTGCTGGTCCCCGACTGGCCGGCACCAGCGCGGGTTCGCGCCTGGCAAACCCTGCGCACTGGTGGTTGCAGTGTGGCACCGTGGAATAGCTTTAATCTGGGTGACCACGTGAGTGATGATCCAGCTCACGTTTTGGCCAATCGGGCGTGCTTGCGCGCCTATCTGCCGAGCGAACCGCTGTGGTTGAAGCAGGTGCATGGCATTGCAGCAGTCGATGCCGGACTTTTGCCAAAATCACTTGAAGCCGATGCCGCATTTACCCGGCGAACCGATACCGTTTGTGCCGTGATGACAGCTGACTGCTTGCCGGTGCTCTTCTGTGATCGCGCCGGAACGGTGGTCGCTGCCGCTCACGCCGGCTGGCGCGGGTTGGTGGCTGGCGTGCTGGAAGCAACGATCCATAATATGGCGGTGCCAGCCGGAGAACTGCTTGTCTGGCTGGGGCCGGCGATCGGTCCGCAGTGTTTCGAGGTTGGTGACGAGGTGCGTGCCGCTTTTCTGGCTGATGATCCCGAGGCGGGTGAGGCATTTATGCCATCAGTTTCCGGCAAGTGGCTGGCTGATATTTATGCCCTGGCCCGTCGCCGCCTGCAGCGCAGCGGTATCGAAAACATCTACGGCGGAGGTTCATGTACTGTCAGCGAACCTGAACGTTACTTTTCCTATCGCAGGGATGGCGTGACCGGACGCATGGCCACGCTGATCTGGCTGACGGGTGACGGCGTATAA
- the rluD gene encoding 23S rRNA pseudouridine(1911/1915/1917) synthase RluD, which yields MNDPIEDAGDYSRTEPVRLTVPDASYGRRLDQVLADLLPQHSRNRLQGWVREGCVQVDGKPESEPKRKMMGGEKLLVSEPEDIRNQPELPEDIPLDVVFEDETLLVINKPAGLVVHPGSGNWSGTLMNALLHHVPGIEVVPRAGIVHRLDKDTSGLLVVAKTLEAQTDLVRQLQARTVRRVYLALAAGAMKHEGTVNEPIGRHPSQRIKMAIVPENRGGKPAITNIRILEAFTYTTFVECSLETGRTHQIRVHMAAIHHPLVGDQVYGKHNPKLPEFPRQALHATRLGLVHPLTGLKMQWEVPMPEDMRNLLDNLRYG from the coding sequence ATGAATGATCCTATTGAAGATGCCGGCGATTATAGCCGAACTGAACCGGTCCGCCTGACCGTTCCTGACGCCAGCTACGGTCGCCGTCTTGACCAGGTGCTGGCCGACTTGTTACCGCAGCATTCGCGCAACCGTCTGCAGGGATGGGTCCGCGAGGGTTGTGTGCAGGTTGATGGCAAGCCGGAAAGCGAGCCCAAGCGCAAGATGATGGGCGGTGAAAAGCTGCTGGTCAGCGAGCCGGAAGATATCCGCAACCAACCGGAACTGCCTGAAGATATCCCGCTCGATGTCGTTTTCGAGGACGAGACGCTACTTGTCATCAACAAACCGGCCGGGCTGGTGGTCCATCCGGGGAGCGGTAACTGGAGCGGTACCTTGATGAATGCGCTGCTCCATCATGTGCCGGGTATCGAGGTGGTGCCACGAGCCGGTATCGTGCATCGTCTGGACAAGGACACCAGTGGCCTGCTGGTCGTTGCCAAGACCCTGGAAGCTCAGACCGATCTTGTGCGCCAGTTGCAGGCACGGACGGTACGGCGTGTTTATCTGGCGCTGGCAGCGGGGGCGATGAAGCACGAAGGTACGGTCAACGAGCCGATCGGCCGGCATCCGTCGCAGCGCATCAAGATGGCCATCGTGCCGGAAAACCGGGGTGGCAAGCCGGCAATCACGAACATCCGCATTCTCGAAGCCTTTACCTACACCACTTTCGTCGAATGCTCGCTGGAAACCGGTCGGACGCATCAGATCCGCGTGCACATGGCGGCGATTCATCATCCGCTGGTCGGTGATCAGGTTTATGGCAAGCACAATCCAAAGTTGCCGGAATTTCCCCGGCAGGCCTTGCACGCCACCCGCCTCGGCCTGGTTCATCCGCTCACCGGTCTGAAAATGCAGTGGGAAGTGCCGATGCCGGAAGATATGCGCAACCTGCTCGACAACCTGCGCTATGGCTGA
- a CDS encoding outer membrane protein assembly factor BamD → MMRSLPAFQLFPALFRLLMAVFVAGFIAGCGSTSEKFDETSGWSAGKLYSEAKDAQADRNWEQAAKYLEKLEARFPYGRYAQQAQLELGYVYWKGNEPGSALAACDRFIKLHPSHPTVDYAYYLKGLINFNEDLGLTAYISSQDPTERDPKAAREAFDSFKELVTRFPASKYAPDASLRMNYLVNALASLEVHVARYYVKRGAYIAAANRAQFAVKTYPQAPAIEEAMFILVSSYDKMGMNDLRDDAERVMKKNFPNSRYYTDGLERKTAWWKLW, encoded by the coding sequence ATGATGCGAAGTTTACCCGCATTCCAGTTATTCCCCGCCCTCTTCCGTTTGCTGATGGCCGTTTTCGTTGCTGGTTTTATTGCCGGTTGCGGCTCGACCAGCGAAAAATTCGACGAAACCAGCGGTTGGTCTGCCGGCAAACTCTACAGTGAGGCCAAGGATGCCCAGGCTGACCGTAACTGGGAACAGGCAGCAAAGTATCTGGAAAAACTCGAAGCCCGTTTCCCATACGGCCGCTACGCGCAACAGGCTCAGCTTGAACTTGGCTACGTCTATTGGAAGGGCAACGAACCCGGTTCGGCACTGGCCGCCTGTGACCGCTTCATCAAGTTGCACCCCAGTCACCCGACCGTTGATTACGCTTATTACCTGAAGGGCCTGATCAACTTCAACGAAGATCTCGGCCTGACTGCCTATATCAGTTCGCAGGACCCCACCGAACGCGATCCCAAGGCCGCGCGTGAAGCCTTCGATTCCTTCAAGGAACTGGTCACCCGCTTCCCCGCAAGCAAATATGCACCGGATGCCAGCCTGCGCATGAACTATCTGGTCAACGCGCTGGCCTCACTGGAGGTTCATGTCGCCCGCTATTACGTCAAGCGTGGCGCCTATATCGCCGCCGCCAACCGGGCCCAGTTTGCCGTCAAGACCTACCCGCAGGCCCCGGCGATTGAGGAAGCCATGTTCATTCTGGTCAGTTCCTACGACAAGATGGGCATGAACGACCTGCGCGATGACGCTGAGCGGGTGATGAAGAAAAACTTCCCGAACAGCCGCTATTACACGGATGGACTGGAGCGCAAGACTGCCTGGTGGAAGCTCTGGTAA
- a CDS encoding serine/threonine protein kinase, translated as MSKRIGRFEVRGELGRGAQSVVYLGFDPQLQREIAIKTLHFSRPDPAQNRVLLDEARTVSKMRHPNIVPIFEAGEEGGDLYLVFEYVPGKNLAEFLRQSGALPPVKAVTILGKVLDAVAHAHAQGIIHRDLKPSNILLDDDGTPRVMDFGIAARIDGVNEGSDRITGTPAYMSPEYILKRELSERSDVFSAGVILFEMLTGRRAFAGNDVSQIMQRVSREDLLLPEEAAVDARLSSIVNKAVARDPSVRFQTAAQFAEALENYLNPEDEIGFTGGGRQSTLEFLLRRMRHKSDFPALSESVSAINKIANSETESIDKLSNTILKDFALTNKLLRLVNSAYFRPAGGGSISTVSRAVIVLGFEAVRNIAITVLLFEHLQNKGNANQLKEDFLRANLAGVLAKDIGATAKMRDLEQSFICSLFHSLGRLLSQFYFPEESDEIRRVMAQKSCSEENAALQVLGISLEDMGMAIARQWGFPPLIVSSMRKLPTGQVKKPAQQEDRLRVLSGFSNELCDAIALATPEVRDRELKKAMARFADAVELDPKDVHQTVQRAIEEVADFARVIHLNLQQTSFGKQMRLFAKGGAVEGDEHDGTGDSLDGTILGESDPLGAVDGEAGQQVVDAQAVLTAGIQDISNTLIDGFQLNDILRIILETMYRAMGFKRVVLCIRDAKAGVMQGRFGFGPNANEIARSFRFPLSFTPDIFHAATSKGVDLLISDINDPKIAGRIPDWYRKAVPAHSFVLFPLNIKGSPVALIYADRDEPGGISIPEKELQLLRTLRNQAVLAIKQGS; from the coding sequence ATGAGCAAAAGAATCGGCCGTTTCGAAGTCCGTGGTGAGTTGGGGCGCGGCGCGCAAAGTGTGGTCTATCTCGGTTTCGATCCGCAGTTGCAGCGCGAAATTGCCATCAAGACCCTGCATTTCTCGCGGCCGGATCCTGCCCAGAACCGGGTTTTGCTTGATGAGGCCCGGACCGTCAGCAAGATGCGCCACCCCAACATCGTGCCGATTTTCGAGGCCGGTGAGGAAGGCGGCGACCTGTATCTCGTCTTCGAGTACGTGCCCGGAAAGAACCTCGCTGAATTCTTGCGCCAGAGCGGCGCCTTGCCGCCAGTCAAGGCGGTGACCATCCTGGGCAAGGTGCTTGATGCCGTGGCTCATGCCCACGCCCAGGGCATCATCCATCGCGACCTGAAGCCGTCCAATATTCTGCTCGACGATGATGGCACCCCACGGGTCATGGATTTCGGTATCGCGGCGCGTATTGATGGTGTGAATGAAGGTTCCGACCGGATCACCGGGACGCCCGCCTACATGTCGCCCGAGTACATTCTGAAGCGCGAACTGAGCGAACGTTCCGACGTTTTTTCGGCCGGTGTCATCCTGTTCGAGATGCTGACCGGCCGCCGGGCATTTGCTGGTAACGACGTCTCGCAGATCATGCAGCGGGTGTCCAGGGAGGATCTGCTTTTGCCCGAAGAGGCTGCGGTTGATGCTCGTTTGAGCAGCATTGTGAACAAGGCGGTGGCGCGTGATCCGTCGGTCCGTTTTCAGACGGCGGCGCAGTTTGCCGAAGCGTTGGAAAACTATCTGAATCCGGAAGACGAGATTGGGTTTACTGGTGGTGGCCGTCAGTCAACGCTGGAGTTCCTGCTGCGCCGCATGCGGCACAAGAGCGATTTTCCGGCTTTGTCCGAATCGGTCAGCGCCATCAACAAGATCGCCAACAGCGAAACGGAGAGCATCGACAAGCTCTCCAATACCATCCTCAAGGATTTTGCCCTGACCAACAAGTTGCTGCGCCTGGTCAATTCTGCCTACTTCAGGCCGGCCGGGGGCGGCAGCATCAGCACCGTGTCGCGGGCCGTGATCGTGCTTGGCTTTGAGGCAGTCCGCAATATCGCCATCACCGTGTTGCTGTTCGAACATCTGCAGAACAAGGGCAATGCCAACCAGCTGAAGGAGGACTTCCTGCGTGCCAACCTGGCCGGCGTTCTGGCCAAGGATATCGGTGCTACGGCGAAGATGCGAGATCTTGAGCAGTCCTTCATTTGCTCGCTATTTCATAGTCTGGGTCGCCTGCTGTCACAGTTTTACTTCCCCGAGGAATCGGACGAGATTCGGCGTGTGATGGCCCAGAAGAGCTGCAGCGAAGAAAATGCGGCACTGCAGGTGCTGGGTATTTCCCTGGAAGACATGGGCATGGCCATTGCCCGTCAGTGGGGTTTCCCGCCGCTGATTGTCAGTTCGATGCGCAAATTGCCAACCGGGCAGGTCAAGAAGCCGGCCCAGCAGGAAGACAGGTTGCGGGTGCTCTCCGGGTTTTCCAACGAGCTGTGCGACGCCATTGCCCTGGCGACACCGGAGGTGCGTGATCGTGAGCTGAAAAAAGCGATGGCACGTTTTGCTGACGCCGTTGAACTCGACCCGAAGGATGTGCACCAGACTGTGCAACGGGCCATTGAGGAAGTGGCCGATTTTGCCCGGGTCATTCACCTCAACCTGCAGCAGACAAGCTTTGGCAAACAGATGCGCCTGTTCGCAAAAGGCGGTGCAGTTGAAGGTGATGAGCATGATGGTACCGGGGATTCCTTGGATGGCACCATCCTTGGCGAGAGCGATCCGCTGGGGGCTGTCGATGGTGAAGCTGGGCAGCAGGTTGTGGATGCTCAGGCTGTCTTGACGGCAGGCATTCAGGACATCAGCAACACGCTGATTGATGGCTTCCAGTTGAATGACATCCTGCGCATCATTCTTGAGACGATGTATCGGGCCATGGGCTTCAAGCGGGTCGTGTTGTGTATCCGCGATGCCAAGGCCGGCGTCATGCAGGGGCGCTTTGGTTTTGGTCCGAATGCCAACGAGATCGCCCGGTCTTTTCGTTTTCCGTTGAGCTTTACGCCGGACATCTTCCATGCCGCGACCTCGAAGGGAGTTGACCTGTTGATCAGTGACATCAACGACCCGAAGATCGCCGGCCGCATTCCCGACTGGTATCGCAAGGCCGTTCCAGCCCATTCATTCGTGCTGTTTCCGCTGAATATCAAGGGCAGTCCGGTCGCGTTGATCTATGCAGATCGTGATGAACCGGGCGGGATTTCAATTCCGGAGAAAGAATTGCAGTTGCTGCGGACATTGCGCAACCAGGCCGTCCTGGCGATCAAGCAAGGCTCCTGA
- a CDS encoding DUF3293 domain-containing protein → MAKTSEFEVAYKATTFRVYLSGGICDLRIGQASETLRCWLETAGCRQFAIITAHNPASQLTDEAINAERQAQLECELLEGNYEPYAGQNIPDNETWPIEESCFVPDLTPEDACALAEDYGQNAVICGGVDGVPHLVWVEASEQ, encoded by the coding sequence ATGGCGAAGACGAGTGAATTTGAAGTGGCCTACAAGGCAACGACCTTCCGGGTGTATCTGTCCGGCGGAATCTGCGATCTGCGCATTGGTCAAGCTAGTGAAACGCTGCGTTGCTGGCTGGAAACAGCCGGCTGTCGGCAGTTTGCAATCATCACCGCACACAATCCCGCTTCGCAATTGACGGACGAGGCGATCAACGCGGAACGCCAGGCACAACTGGAATGTGAGCTGCTGGAGGGCAACTACGAGCCCTATGCCGGTCAGAACATACCGGATAACGAAACATGGCCGATCGAGGAAAGCTGTTTCGTCCCTGATCTGACGCCCGAGGATGCCTGTGCATTGGCCGAGGATTACGGGCAGAATGCAGTGATCTGCGGCGGTGTCGATGGTGTGCCGCATCTTGTCTGGGTAGAAGCAAGCGAACAATGA